GACCCCGAGAGCGAGGCGATCGTCACGATCGGCTCGAAGGAGGGTCTGGCGCACCTGATGCTGGCCACGCTGGAGCGCGGCGACAGCGTGCTGGTACCCAACCCCAGCTACCCGATCCACATCTACGGCGCGGTGATCGCCGGCGCGCAGATCCGTTCGGTGCCGATGGCGCCCGGGGTGGATTTCTTCGCCGAGCTGGAACGCGGCATCCGCGAGACCATTCCGAAGCCGAAGATGATGATCCTGGGCTTCCCCTCCAACCCCACCGCGCAATGCGTGGAGCTGGACTTCTTCGAGCGGGTGGTCGCACTGGCCAAGCAGTATGACGTGCTGGTGGTGCACGACCTGGCCTACGCCGACATCACCTACGACGGCTGGACGGCGCCGTCGATCATGCAGGTGCCGGGTGCGAAGGACATCGCGGTGGAGTTCTTCACCCTGTCCAAGAGCTACAACATGGCCGGCTGGCGGATCGGTTTCATGGTCGGCAACCCGGAGCTGGTCGCCGCGCTGGCGCGCATCAAGAGCTATCACGACTACGGCACCTTCACCCCGCTGCAGGTGGCGGCGATCGCCGCGCTGGAGGGCGACCAGCAGTGCGTGCGCGACATTGCCGCCGAATACCAGCGCCGCCGCGACACCCTGGTGAAGGGGCTGCACGAGGCCGGCTGGATGGTCGAGAACCCACGTGCCTCGATGTACGTGTGGGCGAAGATCCCAGAGCCGTACGCGCATCTGGGTTCGCTGGAGTTCGCCAAGAAACTGCTGGCCGACGCCAAGGTCTCGGTATCGCCGGGCATCGGCTTTGGCGACTACGGCGACGACCACGTGCGCTTCGCCCTGATCGAGAACCAGGACCGCATCCGTCAGG
This window of the Dyella sp. A6 genome carries:
- the alaC gene encoding alanine transaminase; translation: MTEPGSPRRFARIERLPPYVFNITAELKMAARRRGEDIVDFSMGNPDGPTPPHIVEKLCAVAQRPDTHGYSTSRGIPRLRRAIARWYADRYQVEIDPESEAIVTIGSKEGLAHLMLATLERGDSVLVPNPSYPIHIYGAVIAGAQIRSVPMAPGVDFFAELERGIRETIPKPKMMILGFPSNPTAQCVELDFFERVVALAKQYDVLVVHDLAYADITYDGWTAPSIMQVPGAKDIAVEFFTLSKSYNMAGWRIGFMVGNPELVAALARIKSYHDYGTFTPLQVAAIAALEGDQQCVRDIAAEYQRRRDTLVKGLHEAGWMVENPRASMYVWAKIPEPYAHLGSLEFAKKLLADAKVSVSPGIGFGDYGDDHVRFALIENQDRIRQAVRGIKAMFRKDGLLAPAKPKKGEGTQPE